In Phycisphaerae bacterium, the genomic stretch CGCCCGTGTTATATAGTGTGCGACGCTGGCTCGGTCGCCGGCGACAGACTGCGCACGTCGTCGTGGGAGAAGGGTGCCCGCATGCTTCGCGTAAACGCTCGGTACCGTAGCCTCGTCGTGTCGTGCCTCTGTCTGCTCAGCCTCGCTGGCAGTAGCGCCTGGGCCCAGCCACCGCGTGGTCCGCGCGGCCGGACCGGCCCCACGCAGACCGGCCTGCTCGTCAATCGCGCGGACGCGTACCCCGGCTACACGCTGTACGCCCCGCTCAACTCGACCACCACGTACCTCATCGATCTCGCAGGCACGGTGGTCCACGCGTGGTCCAGCCAGTACACGCCCGGCCAGGCTGTGTACCTGCTCGACGATGGGTCCCTGCTCCGCGGCGCGCGCGAACCGCGCCTCCGGCATTTCGGCGGCGGCGGCATCGGTGGACGTGTCGAACGCCTCGCGCCCGACGGCAAGGTGCTCTGGGAGTTCGTCTACGCCAACGACGAGCACTGCCTGCACCATGACATCGAGCCCCTGCCCAATGGCAACGTGCTCATGATCGCCTGGGAGAAGAAAACCGCTGACGAGGCCATCGCGGCCGGATATGACCCCGACCAGCTCTTCGGCGACGAACTCTGGCCGGATTGCATCATCGAGGTCGCACCCCGGGGCCCCCACGAAGGCGAGATCGTCTGGGAGTGGCACGTCTGGGACCACCTCGTGCAGGATTTCGATGAGAGCAAGTCGAACTTCGGGGACGTCGCCGCGCATCCCGAACTCGTCAACCTGAACTACCGGCGCGTCGCTCCCCGGGAAACACCCGCGGAAATCCGCCGCCTGCGCGCGCTGGGCTACGTCGGTGGCCCGGAATCCGACGACGAGGACGAAGACCAGCCAGGGCCGCGCCCGCCGGGGCCCCGCGGGTTCGGCGGCGGCGACCCGCGCGCCGACTGGTGCCACACGAATTCCGTCGCCTACAACGCCAGGCTCGATCAGATCGCGCTCAGCGTGCACACGTTCAACGAAATCTGGATCATCGACCACAGCACCACCACGCGCGAGGCCGCCAGTCACGCGGGCGGCCGCTACGGCCACGGCGGTGACCTGCTCTATCGCTGGGGCAATCCGCGCGCGTACGGCGCCGGCACCGCCAGCGATCAGCAGCTCTTCGCCCAACACGACGCCCGCTGGAT encodes the following:
- a CDS encoding aryl-sulfate sulfotransferase, whose translation is MSCLCLLSLAGSSAWAQPPRGPRGRTGPTQTGLLVNRADAYPGYTLYAPLNSTTTYLIDLAGTVVHAWSSQYTPGQAVYLLDDGSLLRGAREPRLRHFGGGGIGGRVERLAPDGKVLWEFVYANDEHCLHHDIEPLPNGNVLMIAWEKKTADEAIAAGYDPDQLFGDELWPDCIIEVAPRGPHEGEIVWEWHVWDHLVQDFDESKSNFGDVAAHPELVNLNYRRVAPRETPAEIRRLRALGYVGGPESDDEDEDQPGPRPPGPRGFGGGDPRADWCHTNSVAYNARLDQIALSVHTFNEIWIIDHSTTTREAASHAGGRYGHGGDLLYRWGNPRAYGAGTASDQQLFAQHDARWIPEGFPGAGHLLVFNNGGGRPGGQYSSVVEIVPPLEANGSYTLARGQAYGPSKPCWEYTHARKREFFSHSVSGAERLPNGNTLVCAGEQGWMLEVTPAGETVWEYVNPHSERRGPDEPAGPPGAAPTSQPRRRPPMPPPGGGLGRAGGPPPGGPPGMGGPASGSVFRASRFAADHPGIKLLLGAHYSQVSP